The Diceros bicornis minor isolate mBicDic1 chromosome 18, mDicBic1.mat.cur, whole genome shotgun sequence sequence ACCAATCTGTTCTACTTCTTTCCAGTCCAACCGGCTTGTCTCCCCAGCCcgcagacagtgaaaagctagaatAGGCTGGCATTAATATGCAAAGCGAGTAAATGGCTCGCCCTTTTTTCCAGACAGTTCCCTTGGGAACCTTTAGCACTTTGCTGAGAAGAAATTCTCCTCATAGTTTGTTCTAATAGATTTGTTCTGTTGTATTGAGAGCTAATTAGTCATTACAGCTTCTGTATCATCAATGACTGaagcatttttttctgtaaaaaatgtttaatttctgtTTCAAGTTAGAAGTTTGATCTGTCATTTTGCTCATGATTCAAGTCTTTGCTTCTATCACCACCTTTTTATGACAGTcccaaccccctcccccagcaaacTGCATTTATGTTACAAGTCTAAGGGTATAAGAGAGGGAGACCAAGGTAAAAGTCTGTATGTGTTTATCTGTGCACACTGGGTAGTCTGTTTCTGTTTGTGTACGTGTATAGTAGAGAACACCGGGAATTCTTGAGCTTATGGTCTGTTCTTGTGTTTCAGGGTCTCTTAACCATCCCTGCAAATTCTGGGCTCCAAATTTGCAACTAAGGTGGCTAACTCTACCTTGACTCTGTTCTGCCCCTGGCTGCAGCAGCCGTTGATATAATGTCTTTGTGGCTCTAGCATGAGACTTCAAGCAGTTGGCTCTCTACTGGAGAAATAAAGGATATTGCCAGATTGACTCTCCTGTCTGTAGCCATGTTAGCCCCAAGCAAGAGGATGACCAATTCTTCACGCTCCCAAATCCTTCTGATGTGGAAGCCAGACAAGGCTCAGTGTGGACCccacaatgttgaaaaggaaaccCTTGCTTCAAGACTCTTGCGTGACACTGAGACCTGCCGACAGAATTTTAGGAATTTCCCATACCCAGACCTGGCTGGTCCTCGAAAGGCATTGAATCAACTCCGAGAGCTCTGCCTTAAGTGGCTGAGACCTGAGATTCACTCAAAGGAACAAATCCTGGAGCtgctggtgctggaacaattCCTGACCATCCTGCCTGGGGAGATTAGGACTTGGGTGAAGTCCCAATACCCAGAGAACAGCGAAGAAGTGGTGACTCTGGTGGAGGATTTGACTCAGATTCTAGAAGAGGAAGGTGAGAATTatagagcagagaggggaggaaacCTGGGTAGTTAGAGAAGACAACGGGCACATCAGAGAGCAGCACTTTAAAGAAATTGGAGAGAACgaaagtgagtgagtgagtgagaacAGGCTTTAACATGAGCCCCATGCTGCATGGTGTTCCTCTTCAGATTGCTTGGAACCAAACACATTATCTAAACCCAGAGGAGATGTGTCATAAAATAATGACCAGACACAACCAAATTACCCCTGTGTGAGCCCTCAGTAAGTTTACCTGCAGAAGTTTGAACCATTCTGCCAATAAATCATTTGCCTTATGAATTTGATTTTATAGTAACAGACTTCCAAATAGGTAGAAAGGGGTCCAGAGAACATTTTCTTATTAAGTAAAGAGATAACTCACAAAATTTACATCAATAAGAATTTGGTATAAAATTGTGAATTTGGTACATATACTTAAGAGTCCCAGAGCAGACTTGTTTTTGAAGCCTACAAATGATGTTTCAGGACAAGTTATTACCCCTTCCCTCTGATTCTTTGAAGTAGGGGTGCTGTTTCTGGTTTCCTTCTGACTTACCACTCTAAGAAAATAGAGGCATCGGTTTGGTGAAGGGTTCCCTAGGCTGTTCATATAGGATGAATCTCCATCATGGTATCTTTCTCTTCCCTAGCTGCTCCTCAGAACTCAGCTCTTTCCCAGGAGACCCCAGAAGACTACCCCAAAGGAAGACATGCTTTCCAGGCAGGATGGCTAAATAACTTGGTGACCAAAGTGAGTTTTAGTTTCTTCTGTGATTTTAAAATGCCTTCTTGGTGTGTGAGGACATTTTCTATCCTGGCTCTCTTAACTTCTGTGACCCCAAAGGTCCTATCAAGgacctaagcctcagtttttctcCTTAACTCACCCTGCCCGTTAAGGTAGGTGAATGCCCTGTATGGGAAATGGGATCCATTGCCTTCCCTTGATATGCCTTTCCTCACTTTTTGACTTTAAGGCAGCAATATCTCATAGAGGTTAAGGAATCAACCTCCACAGCCAGATGGATCTAGGTTTGCTTCCTGATTCTGCCACTGAACCTGTGATTTGGGGCAATATATTTAACTGCTGCTAGCCTGAGTTATTCAACTCTAGTAAATAGAATATTCCTCTTAGATGATGAGGATTAAATATTATGAGATTTGTTAGCCTGGATTATAGTAAGTGATCAATAAGCTCACAGTAAGATAAACAACAGTTACTaatattatttttcctcattAACAAGTAATTAAAGGCCATGTATTATGTGGTGTCACTGTTGATCATGAGTCTGTGTTACTTTAAGGAATAGCAACTCAGGCCACCTTAAGAGAAAGGTTCACTGTAAAAATATACATGGTCTGAAATTAATAACCAGAGtgaaattattatttatagaTAATATGAATGTTTACCTGAAAAACCTAGGAAAATCAAgggaaaaactgttagaaacaataaCAGAAAATTTGACTAAAGTGACTGCTACAGAAAATGGCTTACAAAAATTAATCACTTCCTTATGTATACATAAAAATCAGATAgatgataaaatgaaataaaagattccATTCAGAATATTACCCCCCCAAAATTTATCAGACTTGTTAGCCTGGTATACATAGTATAAATTTTGTAGTACCTTCATGCCCTGTATCATTCTGTAGGACATGAAAGAAGCCTTGAATATTATAAAACTGTCAGTTCTCCCTAGATTGTAAACTTAATGTGATTTCAAACTcccaatacaattttttaaagaaacttataAAGCTTATTTGAAAAACACATAAGAgtaattaagaatatttttttaataaaaggaagaagagCCAAGAGGGATGGTAACCTTACCAGTTGTGAAATGTATCTAAAAGTACAGCAGTTCAACAGTATGGGTTTGGGtaccagttttattttaaaaaggaaggaaggaagtgctcTTATCATCATAGAGTAcacaaaaatatcttaaaatttcaaattataaCTGAATTTATTCTTAAGGCAAAGCTTGAAAAGGAAAACCATTCAACTCTGTGTCATCTATGTTTAAAACCTCCCTTTCTTCTTTAAGATGAAGCCTCCAGTGTATGCACTAGTGGCAATTGAAAGTGAtaaattctactttattttcaTACTTCCCTTGAGGGCCATTGAGGTATGCTCATCCATACATTGAGTGAAGGTCTTGACTAAATAACCTTTAGGGTCCTACGAAAGCTCAAGATTCTGTGATTCCTACCACCACACACGCACCTGGTGTTATCACTATCCCCTTCCTACTTGTCTTGAACCAAGTTAAGATATATTTGATGTTTTAGGAATCAATGACATTCAAAGACGTGGCTGTGGATATCACCCAGGAGGACTGGGAGCTAATGCGTCCTGTACAGAAGGAATTGTACAAGACTGTGACGTTACAGAACTACTGGAACATGGTTTCTCTGGGTAAGCATCGTCTGTGCCCACTCCTCCTCCCAGCAAACCCACCAGAGTATCTTTTCTGTCCTTGGTTGTTAAAAATGGGTTGGGCTTCTAAGTACTTTGCTAAGAATGGGGCCTACAGATGAATGTGCTCATGCCATTCGGGCACAGACATAGCTATGTTCCACTCCCTTTTCCcaaatgaaaaatcagaaaaaactaTGAGGCACAGCTTCACAGGGCCACCACTCAGTGCCGTGCCTTGCCCACTCCCTGCCTCCCCCGTGGTCTCCATGCACATATCCTCCAGGATATCAGGAAAGTTTTATCCTGGCTCTGAAAAGGACAGGGACCTAATTCATTAGATCATGTCCATGAACTATTGTTTTCCTATAGAGATCTGTCCTTATGAATAAAAAGAAGTCAGGTAATAAAATTTTAACAACTGTTTATCTCCCAGATAAAACTCATTATATTCCTCCTGAACAGGACTTACAGTGTACAGACCAACTGTGATTCCCATATTGGAAGAACCATGGATGGTGATAAAGGAAATCCTAGAAGGCCCTAGTCCAGGTGAGAGACTAACCAGCAGATGAGATTGTTTACACTTAAGAGCCTATATTATCCTAAGTGTagtgagttatatttttaaatatggccAAGTCACTTTCCACAAAGACATCCCAGCCTGTCGAAAACACTGAGCTGTTTGGCATTGCTTCCTTTACAGAGGCCATCTTCAAGAAGAGATTTTCCAAATGTCATTTTTATACCTATCCCCCGTGTCTCTCATTTTATCCTTCTCCATGACCCCTGGCTCCTGTCCCTTAGAGCTTTGTCAGggatcaaaaattttaaaatacataaagccAGATATATACAGACAGAAGTCTCCCACCTGTCTACCACATTCACACGGTTCCTACACCTCCCCAACACACAGCCACTGTTATTTGTTTCTAGTTCATCCTTTCAgggatttattttcctttgtttgcaTATAAAGCCAGTATAAAAgtatttttcctctattttctgataTAAATGCTAGCATACTGTACACActgttttgtactttgcttttttttactTATAAGAATATCTTGATAAGTGTTCCAAATGAGTATGTAAAGAgcttccttgttctttttttaaatatctgcaaATTTTATTTGTAGATATTGTAGACAAATTTTATTGTGCCTCATAACTTACTGAACCTATTCTCTATTGATGGACTTTTTGGTTATTcccattcctttcttcctccctaacAGCTTCATTTTAAGATTTCAAACCTGCAGAAAAGTTGCAGGAACAGTACCTTGAACACCTATATATTTTTTACCTGGAATCAGGTAAAAAAGATTATCATCATTTAGCCACTTGTGTTTTatctctttacacacacacacacttcggTTTTGCACTGAACCACTTGAAAGTTAGTTGCAGGCATCATGACATCTCACCCCTAACTGTTTCTGCATATGTGTTCTCAGAACATGAACCTTCTCCTACATAAGCACACCATTCTCTCACtccaaatatttaacatttagaCAATAATGTCAACTAATGTATAGTCAAATATTCAGATTTTCCCAACTATCCCAAAATATCCTTTATAGATATTTTTCTCCCCAGTCCAGGATCCAGTGAGGAATCACATGTTCCACTTGGTTATCTTGTGTCTTTAGTCCCTTTTAATCTAGAACTGTTccccagccttttcttttttctttttttttaatctttcatgaTATTGACATTTTTTGAAAGATCCAGGCCAGGTTTTTTTGAGAATGACCCACAATCTAGATTTGCCtgattgtttcctcatgattagattcagattaaaCATTTTTGCCAAGAATACTTTATAGATGTGTACTTTCCATCGCATTTCCTCAGAAGACACATAATGTTAATTAGTCTCATTAAGGGTGATGTTCAGTTTGGTTAAGGTGTTGTCTACCAAATCTCTCCATTTTAAaggtgcatttttttcctttgtaattagtAAGTAATCTGTGGATTGATACTTAGAGGCCACGTGATTATTGTATTCTCTGATAACCCTTTATTTAAGGTTTTCAGTATCCATTGACCATCCTTACTTTATTACATTGctggttgcaaaatggtgattttctttttttttttttttttttttgtgaggaagatcagccctgagctaatatccatgccaatcctcctctttttgctgaggaagactggccctgagctaacatccattgccaatcttcctcatttttttccctttttctccccaaagccccagtagatagttgtatattgtagttgcacatcctgctagttgctgtatgtgggacgccaccacagcatggccagacaagcagtgcgtcggtgcgcgcccgggatccgaacctgggcctccagaagcggagtgcgcacacttaaccactaagccacagggcgggccccacGTGGTGATTTTCTAGTTCAGCcatatcttcttcttcttcttctttgttttttttttgtaaggaagatcagccctgagctaacatccatgccaatcctcctctttttgctgaggaagactggccctgggctaacatctgtgtctgtcttcctccactttatatgggatgccgccatagcatggcctgacaagcgatgccttggtgcgcgcctgggatccgaacccaggccgccagcagcagagcgcgtgaacttaaccgctacaccatggggccagccataTCTCCTAAATGATTAATTGCATTCTTTTGTAAAGAATAGttgtccctcctcccaccccatttTTATGTCTATGTAACACTATGGacttatagaatttttaaaaattcattgttaGTCCATTAATTCTAGTTTGGGGGGGGTTGTTTTTGATACTCAATTGtgccaaatttgggaaatgggagcctttttttaaattgagatataattcacatataacattatattagtttcaggtatgcaacataatgattctatatttgtataCACTGCGAAATgagcaccacaataaatctagttaccatccatcaccatacatagttacaaaatttttttttcctatgatgataacttttaagatctgccatcttatcaactttcaaatatgcagtacagtattattaactacagtcgccatgctgtacattacatccccaggatgtgtttatcttataactgaaagtttgtaccttttgactcccttcagcCATTTCGCCCACCTCCCCACACGTGCCTCTATGAATCGtcaatctgttttctctttctgtgagcttggtattttgttttgctttgtttgttttgtttttgttttttgtgtgtgtgaggaagattagccctgagctaacatccgtgcccatcttcctctgctttatatgggacgccgccacagcatggcctgataagcagtgcgtcggtgcacacccaggatccgaacctgtgaaccctgggctgctgaagaggagtgcgcacacttaaccactacgccaccgggctggcccctgtttgtttttttgttttgttttttcagattccacataaaagtgaaatcatacagtatttatctttctctgtctgactgagTGAAATAACTTAACATAATGCCCCTAAAGGTCCTTCATGCATGTAAATAGCAAGagtccattcttttttatggctgagtaatagtccattgtgcatatataccacatcttctttatccatccatccatccatgggatccatggacacttaggttgtttccatatcttggctgttgtaaatactGCCATGAACaagggggtgcatatatcttttcaaattagtgttttcattttctttggataaatacccagaagtggaattgctagatcatatggtagttctatttttaattttttgaggaaactcaaaactgttttccatagtggctgcaccagtttacattcccaccaacagtacaggagggttcccttttctccacatcctcgccaacacttgttatttcttgtctttttaataatagccattctgacaagtgggaggtgatatctcattgtggttttgatttcattttcctgataattagtgatgttgagcatcttttcatgtgcctattggccatctgtatgtcttctttgggaaaatgtccatTTGGGTCCtctgctcacttttttttttttttttttttttataattttattatttattttttcccccaaagccccagtagatagttgtatgtcatagttgcacatccttctagttgctgtatgtgggactcagcctcagcatggccggagaagcagtgcgtcagtgcgcgcctgggatcccaacccgggccaccagcagcggagcgcacgcacttaactgctaagccacggggccggccctctgctcactttttaatcagattgttttttggctgttgagttatatgagttcttgatatattttggatattaatctgttatcaaatatatgatttgcaaatgttttctcccattcagtaggttgccttttcattttgttgataatttcctttgctgtgcagaaactttttagtttgatgtagtcccacttgtttatttttgcttttgttgcgtttgcttttggagtcagatccaaaaaaatcattgccaagtccaatgtcaaggagcttattgcctgtgttttcttctaggagatttatggtttcaagtcCTACA is a genomic window containing:
- the ZNF287 gene encoding zinc finger protein 287 isoform X2; this translates as MLAPSKRMTNSSRSQILLMWKPDKAQCGPHNVEKETLASRLLRDTETCRQNFRNFPYPDLAGPRKALNQLRELCLKWLRPEIHSKEQILELLVLEQFLTILPGEIRTWVKSQYPENSEEVVTLVEDLTQILEEEAAPQNSALSQETPEDYPKGRHAFQAGWLNNLVTKESMTFKDVAVDITQEDWELMRPVQKELYKTVTLQNYWNMVSLGLTVYRPTVIPILEEPWMVIKEILEGPSPAWPDKQCVGAHPGSEPVNPGLLKRSAHT